In the genome of Lathyrus oleraceus cultivar Zhongwan6 chromosome 4, CAAS_Psat_ZW6_1.0, whole genome shotgun sequence, the window aatgaaaataagtgggaaaattttagggtatgacacgATGCTACTAAGGtattattttttatgtttatgcGAGGTTCAGATTCGACAATTCTGCCGTTGAATTTAGAGTTCGAGAGATCTACAAGAGCACTCCATAAAGTGAAGATAAAGACGATGTTAGTTGAACAACAACATAAAGAGGAAATTGAAATGGCAGATCCATCACGTCAGACATTTAGTGATTAATGTAGGCATACCAACAATGATCAAATATCATAAGGATTCCAATCAACAAATCCAGTAACATTTGATATTAATAATTATATGTTGTAGGGCTTGAGAGATGATATATTCGACGGTCAACCTATTCGTGATCCTTGGGAACATCCTGCAAAGTTCTATGAGACATGCTCTATGTGTAAGCCAACAGGAGATATCACTGATGATCAAGTGAAATTGTGTTTGTTCGAATTTCCTTGATCGATAGAGCTAAAGATTGGTTGCAATTTATTCCCAATGGTACGATAAAAACATGGAAGGAATTAGAAGATACATTACTAGAATGATACTATTTAATGTGAAGTTTGTCGAAAGAAAAGTTGCAATTACGAATTTTAGCCAGGAGAATAGTTAATGCTTGTCAGATgcttgggagagattcaagcTGCTACTCAGGAAGTGTCTGAATCACAACCTGAGTTCAATGGATCGGTTGTCACACTTTATGAGAGGGTTGAGAACCAACACCATAATGCTTATCGATGCCTCAGTTGGAGTTTCTCTGAGATAAAAAAACTGATGAAAAAGTGAAGATACTCATTGAAAATATGTGTCAGAATGAATACTGCTCAAGCGAGTTGTGAAAGGAAAAAGGCGTGCTAGTTGTAGACACACAAACTACTCTACTCTCCCAACTGGAAACTCTTACCAAACAGTTAACTCCTTCTCAATTAAGTCAAGGAGATTTGAGTCAAGTACAAACCTTAAAGTGTGATTTTTATGGGGGCAAGCATTCTAACAGTAACTCTGTTCCAAACATAGAGAGTGCAAAAGTCTTGTATGCTAACTTCCAAAGGAACAATCCGTACTCTAATACgtacaatccaggttggaaggATCAACCTAATTTCAAATGGAGCAACAATAGCCAAAATCTAAGTCCTACTTAAGGTGCTCAGTAAGAAACTCAAGCATCACAATGAAAACCCTCAATCTTGGAAGAAACTCTCAAGGGATTCATGATTACCACTCTAGAGAGTTTTCAAAAGATAAGTCAGGTAAACCAAGAGATGCTGCAGAGTCAACTGGCAACAAATAAGAACACACATGCCTTCCTAAATAAATTTAGAAGCATAAATTGATTAGTTATTGAAGCAAATAGCAACTCAGGAAAATCCAGGAAGGGGGTTTAACGGTAATACTATAGATAACCCGAAGAATGAAAATGTAGTGATATTGGGTTAAGGAGTAGAGTGGTAGAGACACTCACAAGAGTTAGTCATGAAAAGAAAAAGAGTGAGGAGAAATTAGTAAGTGAATAGGACAGAAAAAAGAGAGGAAAAAAACAAGAAATAGGGTGATGAGGAGAGTAAAGGTTGGCCTCTTGACCAATTTATTGAGAAAAACTCACAATTAAGGAGAACAAAGAAACAAATTCACATTGACCCTAACTATATCCTTCATTGCGATATTAAGGATCCTTACCCTTTATTGAAAGAGAGActtaagaagaaggatgaaaAAAGGAGCAATTTAAAAAGTTCAAGAAGATGTTGAGAAAGATTCAAGTCAACATCCCCTTCTATGAAACTATGGACCAAATGTCAGTATATGCCAAGTTTATGAAAGAACTACTCTATCAAAAACAACATTTGAgagatgatgaaaatgttgttttgGCTGAAGAGTGTAGTGATATAAGCCAAAGGAAAGTTCCACCTAAACTTACTGACCCTGGTAGGTTTACTATCTCATGTTCTATTAGACCTGTAAAAGTTGACCAAGCTCTTCGTGATTTGGAAGCAAGCATTAATTTGATGCAACTGTCCATGATGAAGAGGTTGCAGTGTGGAGATCCGAAGTCCACTCATATGACTCTTACACTGGATGATCATTCAGTAACATATCCATGTGGAATTTTGGAGGATGTATTGGTTAAGGTTGATGACCTTATTTTTTCGGCAGATTTTGTCATTTTGGACATGCCTGAAGACGTTAAAACTCCTTTAATTCTAGGAAGACCATTCCTAGAAATAGGAAGATCTTTGATTGATGTAGAGTTATGGGGTATAGAATTGAGGTTTAGTAAAGAGCGAGTGGTTTTCAATGTATTTGAAGCCACAAAGCATCCCCAATGCTACAAGGTGAGGAAACTGTTGCAATCACTCAAGAAGTGGACACCGAAAAAGGAAAAATTCAGAGTGGAACATATGGTCCGATGGTGGAAATCTAGACTAAAAGGGTTGTTAAGTGTGTTTAGATGTAAGGAAATTGTACCTTACATAATTTAGAAAATCTATGAAGATGGAAgttgatcggaaaaatagcaagtgtactattttgcctttaTAGTAATAATGAGGAAAGATCCTCGAATGTCGATCTTAAGGATTGCTCGTAAATATTTAGTTCTAATTgttgttcaattaaacaaaaacttgtgttggtttttttattaaaatatataaaaataattgcaaataaaataaataattatgaGAAAGAGATTTAAAGATAGAGTAATATGCTAGGGAATGTGTGTGGTTTCTCCCTATAATAACTCAGAGTCACTATTGcaacaacaaatatcaattaagTAATATCAGTTCTCAAGGGTGTTTTCTCCCAATGCCTTGGTGAcaaaacctttaatcattcaaccATAATCTCTATGTACATAGAAATTTACTGATGAAATTAAGCATTATTATATCGAGAACAATTTGGTTCCTACATgatatccctagtcctaggtaaTATCTACTGTAGAATAATCTCAGGAAATCAttatcaatggcggtccaacctaattgataatcaTTAAACAATCTCAATTGatccgaaagagaaagcattaagcaCATCTCACGATTAAATTAATTATGAAAAACAATATTGTCATTGCAAATATAAACTAAAAGTCATTACAGGttcaaatcagggacaccccctaatacttgggggtttagctactcatagtattcaaggaaatcaaaatataaaatggAGAAATTACAAGTATTCAGATGAAATCtgatcttcaattgcttcctCTCACGAATGTCTCATTTCTCCCAAAACCTTGACTTCTCTAATTCTGAATCATATGAATTCTTGTTTCCTAAAAGGTGTACTTTCTTGTCTGAAAAACTCCCTTAAATAGAAAAGTCCTCCTCTTTCCTCAAATAGATCCACAAAAGTCAATAACACCAGGTTTCCAATTGACCAACACGCCCTTCACTTAATATTAACAAAAGAAAAGACAAATTTGGGTTTTTTGCACGCATGCCTGCTACGGCCCGTAACCGGTGATACGAGTGGATGTAGCAGGCCACTGTCCTTGATGATCCTATCCAGGCCTCCCTACTACGGCTCATAAAAGGTGATACGGGCGGCCGTAGCAGGCCACTATTTCTGTaatatttgggttttgttctaGACCTTTCACTACGGCCCGTAGTAGGTACTACGGGTGGCTGTAGTggcatccgcgaaaaacaaccggtgggctgaaacaaaaacaacacagagccgccaccgtgcgttatttatcccaaaagagggaaaggaaacgctcgaagtaaacctggaaaaagcatggtctcgcgaccaaagagaaagggtacgggagtcggttatgcgaagggaaggtattagcacccctacgcatccgtagtactctacgggatccacgctctaaaagaaagaaaaggttgctaaacaaacatcacacacacaagaaacacaggtgggggaagagaggaacgggctcgctaggatatcgcatcctatgcctacgtatctcgtatggaacgagaatcagagctaccgtagttcggctcacgcacgccgaaacagaacacacgcacagacgctgagacatcaaaacaaacacaagcaggcaaacatggaacccgaatgccaatcgctggacttacatcggcttccgaaccaaacaaacccacactggaaaccagatgccacttgctggacttataccggactccaagcacacaacaagaggatacggaatgccaattgctgggcttacatccgtctcctaacacacacaagaagaaacaagcgacaagctactaaggagtcgggaactcgagcctagcaactgtcaagcaaacacacacaaaagggtgaacacacagactaacagggagtcgggaactcgagcctgctagctggcaagcacaacacactcaaaaaaagaaaagggtgcccggagagatctcgcacgacctcctgcctacgtacctcatctggtatgaggatcagggcaacgtagttcccctgaacagggaaAGAAATTCcaaccagatacaaagggagacacactactagggagctggactcgagcctagatgttatcatgcatcattgccctatgttatggtttctatcctaacttgcacaggcagcaagctaatcctaaacaggcaaagcaaagcatgcaagcttaatcaaaacaaagcaaacattcacagttagcacacactatatacagacaaggtgggctcaatcaagggttaagttgcaaaagcaacacaactgtgtcagggtgatgttagctcttaaccttgacattgagagtcaaggtgaagccagatgaaatgggagtgagaGGTGTGCCgcacagctcttatccctggccagggagagcttcagacaaagaagtgtgggtccagaaagtgggaacccttctacacttatgacactgactcaactgtacaactgtacatggatcttgggttaggatccacaaggcatcaacatgtgatgtgagccaagggacgactcaacagaatagcagaaggtggactacacacctcttgtgtctgccaattgccttaacaaaggtcttttcctgcttggggacaaaaataaacaagcacaagcattgcctcttaaggaggacttcagacaggtgcctggccaagtaacaggccaggtcttccagactacatggagaaaagaaattctacctcaattggtttatacaaccaagcagcagcacaagcaagttctcaagggaactgttagcgactaaagtacctgaaatcaatctaattcagtcagtataccaatcacaaagtcaaaacagacaagataagaatcaacagacaatgtATAATTAGACAATGCACTATGCAAAGCATAATCAACTCAAGTGAtccaagcatcctacaaaataaaccaagttagttcataacaagcatataaaccaaactcaatcaacttgaattaatctccttaaagcatttgcttcttcaacctgaaaatcacattcaaacatgagaaacaagaccactaggacaagcctagggtccaaaggagatgaaaaatttaaaacagcaagtgaaactcaacaagaatcaagataaatcactccagaataaagtccaattggtctcacatcaaaactatgcaccaaatctaTTTTATGagcaaaacatgtcaaactatgcactttggaatcacattggagcaaacagaatgatcacaatcaaatcaataccaaaatggctcaataaattccacaaaaaaacatgcctaaacagaacacattcaatgagcagcaTACCAAAAATCATGGTAATT includes:
- the LOC127138018 gene encoding uncharacterized protein LOC127138018, translated to MDQMSVYAKFMKELLYQKQHLRDDENVVLAEECSDISQRKVPPKLTDPGRFTISCSIRPVKVDQALRDLEASINLMQLSMMKRLQCGDPKSTHMTLTLDDHSVTYPCGILEDVLVKVDDLIFSADFVILDMPEDVKTPLILGRPFLEIGRSLIDVELWGIELRFSKERVVFNVFEATKHPQCYKVRKLLQSLKKWTPKKEKFRVEHMVRWWKSRLKGLLSVFRCKEIVPYII